Proteins from a genomic interval of Oncorhynchus kisutch isolate 150728-3 linkage group LG28, Okis_V2, whole genome shotgun sequence:
- the LOC109873193 gene encoding uncharacterized protein C11orf87 homolog, which produces MANKESEDVGLSIPLCIYNGASQTNGTCMDQIGRFFQPFSSTFALMVLVAMIIGIILVSLVAFHFNKRRMKKRKIQRAQEEYERDNLSPSTKAKREPMRPCIIVRPSPRDGEHRSHSAVQNTSYHIQEDVGTLPITDNASELDMAHIEQGDGQVLETVVLS; this is translated from the coding sequence ATGGCAAACAAGGAGTCCGAGGATGTGGGTCTCTCCATACCACTGTGCATCTACAACGGAGCTTCCCAAACCAATGGTACCTGCATGGACCAAATTGGCCGCTTCTTCCAACCGTTCTCCTCGACCTTTGCGCTCATGGTGCTGGTGGCCATGATAATTGGGATAATATTGGTTTCCCTGGTAGCATTTCACTTTAACAAGAGGAGAATGAAGAAGAGGAAGATCCAACGTGCCCAGGAGGAATACGAGCGTGACAACCTCAGCCCGTCCACCAAGGCGAAGAGAGAGCCTATGAGACCATGCATTATTGTCCGACCATCGCCTCGAGATGGCGAACACCGATCACACTCCGCTGTCCAAAATACCAGTTATCACATTCAGGAGGACGTCGGTACCTTACCCATTACAGATAATGCGTCAGAATTGGATATGGCACACATTGAGCAAGGAGACGGACAAGTGCTGGAAACGGTCGTCTTGTCTTGA